The genomic stretch ATCCCCATGCTGTTCCTGGCCGGCATGGTGGGAGCCCTGGGTGAGGAGATCGGCTGGCATGCCTGGCTCTACCCACGCCTGCGCGACCGCCTCGGCGTCACCGCCTCCCTCGCCCTGACCGCCATCATCTGGGGTCTGTGGCACGCCCCCGCCATCCTGCTCGGGCACAACTACCCCGACAACCCCCAGCTCGGCGTCCTCATGTTCATCATCACCTGCGCAGGCCTGATCATCCCCATCCAGCTCCTCATGAACTGGGGCGGCTCCGTCTGGGCAGCAGCATCCGCCCACGCCGCCATCAACACCATAGCGCCAGCACTGCTCATCTTCGCGCCTCTCAACGACGTCAACCACCCCTACGACCCCGTCGCCGCCGCATTCACCGGATGGGGAGGCTGGCCCGTTGTCGCGATCCTCTTCATCGCAGGCGCCATCATCCTCAAGCGGGACAACACTTCCCAACCCAGCACTCCCGCCGCTGGCTGAAGAATCACCCCACGGAATCGTTATGTCATTCGGAAAGGTTTTGTGCCGTGTACGGCACAAAACCTTTCACGATATGACCAAAAGTTTTCCACGTAACATAACGATGAGGCTTATTCACAGACGGTGTGCCGGTCGGAAAACTCCTGGTCAGCGCACACTTGGGGAGGGCCATGAATTAAGCCTCGATGGATCTGGCCGGCTCAGCCGGCGTGGGAAGACGGAGCGGTCAGGTCGGCGACCGTGGCGTCGAGGGCCGCGATCGCGTCGTCGGCCTGGAGTTTCACCCCCACCCCGTGGGCCCCGCCTCCCATGGAGATGGACCGGCCGACGATGGAGGAATCGGCGAACACCGGCCAGGGATGGGTGGAACCGAAGGGTGTGATGGTGCCCCGTTCATATCCGGTGACCCGTTTCGCCTCGTCGGCGTCGGGCATCGACAGGCGGGAGACCCCGAGCAGGGCCCGCAGCTTCGGCCAGGAGAACTCGCGGTCCCCCGGCACCAGGACGAAGATGTAGTCGCCGTCGCCGCGCCGCACGACGATGGTCTTGACCAGGTCGCACACCTCGATACCACGCACCGCCGCCGCCTCCGCGACCGACCTGACGGGTCCGTGCCGGACCACGGTGTGCGCGACCCCGAGTTCCCGGAGCCTCCTGAGCGCTGGGGTGTCATCCATGGGGCGAGTCTACGGTGCTGCGGACAAGGACTGGGCCCCGATTCTGTGGAATCGGGGCCCAGTATTCATCACACCATTCGGGGCTCAGGCGCCGGTCTTCGGCAGACCCGGTTTCACCGGCGGCGGAAGTGGCCTGACCGGGGCCGGGGTAACCACAACCGTCGGGGTCGGAGTGACCGTCGGACTCGGAGTCGGAGTCGGCGTTGGACTCGGTGTCGGAGTCGGCGTTGGACTCGGTGTCGGAGTCGGTGTTGGGGTCGGGGCCTCACACACCGGCTGATCCTTGGTAGTAGTGAACGTCGCAGCAGTCTCATCAACCCGGGTCCAGCCCTCCGGCAACACACCACCAAACTGGAACCCAGCCTTCGCAATAGCAGTCGCCGTGACGGTCACCTTCCCGTCCTTGACCTCAATCTTCGGCTCGGAGAACTCCACACCCTCAACCGGATCAAACACCACAGTCGGAGCAGACGGAGTGGAGGCCCCAGCCGGGCAGGTACCCACATCGATCTTCGGGGCAACCAAAGTCACACACGTAGGAACACCAACCTCACCGGTGTAGGTGGACACCCCATCAACAGGAGCACCCCAACCCTCACCAAGCTTGTCAGTATCAATCACGAACTTCTCATTCACAGGAGTCGCAGTCACCGTGTACTTGAACTTCCCACCCACAATCTCGTGACTAGCAAGCGCATACGTGATGCCCTCCGTAGTCGGCAACGTCACCTCAGGCTCACTAGGCGTAGTAGAACCAACCGTGCACACACTCGCCGACACCACAGGCGCAACCGGAACCACCTTCGTAGCCTCACACACCGGCTGATCCTTAGTAGTAGTGAACGTCGCACTAGTTTCACTCACCCGGGTCCAACCATCCGGCAACACACCACCAAACTGGAACCCAGCCTTCGCAGTAGCCGACGCCGTAACAGTCACCTTCCCAGCAGCGACCTCCACCTTCGGCACAGAAAACTCCACACCCTCAACCGGATCAAACACCGCAGACGGAGCAGAAGGAGTCAACGAATCCGCAGGACAGGTACCCACATCAACCCTCGGAACAACCGGAATCACACACTTCGGCTGCGTCACCGTCGTCGTATAGGTCACCACACCATTGACCACACTCCAGCCCTCAGGAAGATTCGCAGTATCAATCCGATACCCAGACTTCGCCGTCGCAGTCACAGTCACACTCACCCGATCACCAACACTAGTGATAACAGGCTCCCCATAATCAACCTGCTCGGTATCCTCAACACCCGAAACACTCGGCTGACTAGGAGTAGTCGAATCAACCGGACACACCCCCGCCTTCACAACCGGAACCACCGGCACCACATCCCGAGTACACGTCGGCTGAACAACAACCTTGGTGAACGTGAAAGAACCATCACCATTCGCAACCCACCCCTCAGGCAGGTTCTTCTCATCAACCTTCTTCCCAACCACCGGCGTAGCAGTCACCTTGACCGTCACCTGATCCCCAGCCCTGGTGAACTGCGGCTGGGAGTAAGTGATGCCCTCCGTAGGACCAACCTCAACCGTAGGATCCGACGGCTCCGAAGCACCCGGAGCACACACACCCGGCGTCACCTTCACAGAACCCACGACCACACCCGGCTGACTCACCGGATTCGTCAAGATCACCTCGAGAGTTTTCAAACCCTCAACCGTCACCTGGGCACTGTTCGCATCCGGAGCTCCATCAGTCACACCATTCCCAGAGAACACCGGGTCGCCGAACTCCACCCCAGCCACAGCCGGAACCTTCTCCGTGAACGTCACAACAGTCCCATGAGGAACGTTGTTCAAGGTCGTCAGCGTCCCATCGCCCTTCACAGAAAGCTCTCCGCGGCGCGTGACTCCCTTGTACTGGTAGGACCAGGTCACTGGGTAGGTGGTCGCAGGATCGACCTGCCCGCCGGTAACCACCTTCTTTACCCCGATGTGTCCGACCGCATCGCCGGACCCGGTGCCGCCACCCGAGGAAGTCTTCTCGGCGCGGGCGGTGCGCATTTCACCGTCCACGGATCCCCGGTTGACGTACTGGGAACCGACGGGGATCTCGCCATCGGTTGTGAGCTCCAGCTCAAACACGTAGATCCGGCCGGCCTGGAAGTTCTGGCCCTTGTTGTCGAGAACGACCTTCACCTGGTCTTTGTCGTCGTCAACCGTGACGGTGGTCGACGGCGTGGTGGAGTCACTCAGGTCGTTTCGGCATGCTGCGCTTTCCAGTTCATTCCAGCATTTCGGGGTGCTGGGGATCCAGAGGATCTTCGGGTATCCCGCGGACACGGTAAGGTTCGATCCCGCCTGCTGGTAGTCGTCGAGGATGGTCACGCTGGAGCGATCGGAGATTTTGTCACCGGGAATCACGATGCGCCAGTGGATGGTGCTTTGGTCGGCGCCGGGGAACCAGCCGGATTTGTCGATCTCGGTCGGGACGTAGGGTTTGTAGCCAATGCCCTGTTGTCCGCCGGGAAGCGGCACATCCACCTTTTTTCCAGTGCTCACCTCGAAGCTGAGCGTGGAGGCATCCGTCAGAGCGACGACCTGGGTTTTCACCCAGAGCGAGCCGCCGACGTTGTTCTTGTTCTCGACGTTCTGGTTGAAAGTGCAGAGCACCTCGGTCTTGGTGATCTCACAGCTCCCGTAGGTGAGCTGGTCGCCGTCGCGACCCTTGAGTTCGAAGGTGCCCTCGACTCCCCCGAGTTCCTTCGGCAGCGCGATCTTGAACGTGTCATCAGCGTGCCCGGTGCCGTCCGGGATGCTCCAGTTCGCATCCATCCGAACGCTGCTCCACATGTATACCGCGGCCTCTTCGGCATCCGTTTTCGTGATTTTGATACTCGTTGGATCAATGGCCGCGACCTCGGCGGCCTTTGCCGCGGGGCTCGTGATCACGATCCCAGCCAAACCGATCAGGAATGCCAGGAAAACCGTCAATGGTCTCCGCCCTCCACGGGCCCTGAATGTTTTCATTCCCCCTCCTTCGTCACGGCATTGTATGGCCTCAGCCACCTCACATGCGACTTGATTTTCAAAAATCGTGACAACCAGCAAAGGCACGGATGCCCAATGACCAGTCCGGAGAAAGTAGCGCTATCTTTCGTCAGCTTCATTTCGGGAATTGCAGGCCAGAATTGTGGATCCCCGGATAGTTCATAGCTCCGAGCGTCCGGGTGACACCAGGGCTGGTTCTGCATTACGCGCGGTGTCGCTGCACATGAAGACTGGGCCCCGATTCCGTGGAATCGGGGCCCAGTATTCATCACACCGTTCGGGTCTCAGGCGCCGGTCTTGGGCAGACCCGGTTTCACCGGCGGCGTAAGCGGCCTGACCGGGGTCGGGGTCGGGGTGACCGTCGGCGTCGGGCTCGGGGTGACCGTCGGCGTCGGGCTCGGGGTGACCGTCGGGGTCGGAGTGACCGTCGGGGTCGGCGTCGGACTCGGCGTTGGGGTCGGGGTCGGTGTTGGTGTTGGGGCGCTACACACCGGCTGATCCTTAGTAGTAGTGAACGTCGCACTAGTTTCACTCACCCGGGTCCAACCCTCAGGCAACACACCACCAAACTGGAACCCAGCCTTCGCAGTAGCAGTCGCCGTAACAGTCACCTTCCCGTCCTTGACCTCAATCTTCGGCTCGGAGAACTCCACACCCTCAACCGGATCAAACGACGCGGTCGGAGGTGTCGGAGTCAACGAATCCGCAGGACACGTACCCACATCAATCTTCGGAGCAACCGGAACCACACACTTCGGCTGCGTCACCGTCGTCGTATAGGTCACAACCCCACCAACAACAGCCCAACCCTCAGGCAAATTCGCAGTATCAATCCGATACCCAGACTTCGCCGTCGCAGTAACAGTCACACTCACCCGATCACCAACACTAGTGATAACAGG from Arachnia propionica encodes the following:
- a CDS encoding YbaK/EbsC family protein; the encoded protein is MDDTPALRRLRELGVAHTVVRHGPVRSVAEAAAVRGIEVCDLVKTIVVRRGDGDYIFVLVPGDREFSWPKLRALLGVSRLSMPDADEAKRVTGYERGTITPFGSTHPWPVFADSSIVGRSISMGGGAHGVGVKLQADDAIAALDATVADLTAPSSHAG
- a CDS encoding Ig-like domain-containing protein: MKTFRARGGRRPLTVFLAFLIGLAGIVITSPAAKAAEVAAIDPTSIKITKTDAEEAAVYMWSSVRMDANWSIPDGTGHADDTFKIALPKELGGVEGTFELKGRDGDQLTYGSCEITKTEVLCTFNQNVENKNNVGGSLWVKTQVVALTDASTLSFEVSTGKKVDVPLPGGQQGIGYKPYVPTEIDKSGWFPGADQSTIHWRIVIPGDKISDRSSVTILDDYQQAGSNLTVSAGYPKILWIPSTPKCWNELESAACRNDLSDSTTPSTTVTVDDDKDQVKVVLDNKGQNFQAGRIYVFELELTTDGEIPVGSQYVNRGSVDGEMRTARAEKTSSGGGTGSGDAVGHIGVKKVVTGGQVDPATTYPVTWSYQYKGVTRRGELSVKGDGTLTTLNNVPHGTVVTFTEKVPAVAGVEFGDPVFSGNGVTDGAPDANSAQVTVEGLKTLEVILTNPVSQPGVVVGSVKVTPGVCAPGASEPSDPTVEVGPTEGITYSQPQFTRAGDQVTVKVTATPVVGKKVDEKNLPEGWVANGDGSFTFTKVVVQPTCTRDVVPVVPVVKAGVCPVDSTTPSQPSVSGVEDTEQVDYGEPVITSVGDRVSVTVTATAKSGYRIDTANLPEGWSVVNGVVTYTTTVTQPKCVIPVVPRVDVGTCPADSLTPSAPSAVFDPVEGVEFSVPKVEVAAGKVTVTASATAKAGFQFGGVLPDGWTRVSETSATFTTTKDQPVCEATKVVPVAPVVSASVCTVGSTTPSEPEVTLPTTEGITYALASHEIVGGKFKYTVTATPVNEKFVIDTDKLGEGWGAPVDGVSTYTGEVGVPTCVTLVAPKIDVGTCPAGASTPSAPTVVFDPVEGVEFSEPKIEVKDGKVTVTATAIAKAGFQFGGVLPEGWTRVDETAATFTTTKDQPVCEAPTPTPTPTPSPTPTPTPSPTPTPTPSPTVTPTPTVVVTPAPVRPLPPPVKPGLPKTGA